In Methanocalculus alkaliphilus, a single window of DNA contains:
- a CDS encoding glycosyltransferase family 4 protein yields the protein MKMCQAFAQNGHEVVLIVPDWIERREPGVLNAFDFYGVEKCFEIEYIPLYSIKGKGLLFGYQAARKALVFDPDLVYGRDVAACFFTSCLKQSIVFESHAPMNDFFYGSLLKQLLKSHYLKKLVVITYALKNYYINNYDIIADKIIVAPDGADPLPNNVVPVNLPNKAKKLQVGYVGHLYPGKGMEIIRELTPRCHWADFHIIGGFESDIKYWKDKMDNLKNIYFHGYVPHSKTTQYLLAFNVVLLPNQKQVSTYGREDIGEWTSPLKLFEYMAAGRAIISSNVAVLQEVLDDGYNALLCDPDDVDSWERALIYLCEDLNLQIRLGENARDDFTNKYSWYSRANRLIHIISQ from the coding sequence ATGAAGATGTGTCAGGCATTCGCACAGAATGGGCATGAAGTGGTTCTCATTGTGCCAGATTGGATAGAAAGACGAGAGCCTGGGGTACTCAATGCTTTCGATTTTTATGGAGTGGAGAAGTGTTTTGAGATTGAATATATCCCATTATATTCGATAAAGGGGAAAGGGTTATTATTTGGATATCAAGCTGCACGAAAAGCTCTGGTGTTTGATCCGGACTTAGTCTATGGGAGAGACGTTGCAGCATGCTTTTTTACCTCATGTCTGAAGCAATCAATCGTTTTTGAATCCCATGCACCAATGAATGATTTCTTTTATGGAAGTTTATTGAAGCAATTGTTGAAAAGTCACTATCTGAAAAAACTTGTAGTTATTACCTATGCATTGAAAAATTATTATATTAATAATTATGATATTATTGCTGATAAAATTATTGTTGCTCCGGATGGAGCGGATCCTTTGCCTAATAATGTAGTTCCTGTAAATTTACCAAATAAAGCTAAGAAATTGCAAGTTGGTTATGTTGGTCATTTATATCCTGGCAAAGGTATGGAAATTATTCGAGAGCTTACCCCAAGATGCCATTGGGCTGATTTCCATATAATTGGTGGGTTTGAATCAGATATTAAGTATTGGAAGGATAAAATGGATAATCTGAAAAATATATACTTTCATGGTTATGTTCCACATTCAAAAACAACACAATATCTTTTGGCTTTTAACGTTGTTCTTCTTCCAAACCAAAAGCAAGTAAGCACATACGGAAGAGAGGATATAGGTGAGTGGACATCTCCTTTAAAACTTTTTGAATACATGGCAGCAGGGCGGGCGATTATCTCTTCAAATGTAGCTGTTTTACAAGAAGTTCTTGATGATGGCTATAATGCATTATTGTGCGATCCTGATGATGTTGATTCATGGGAGAGAGCTTTGATATATTTGTGTGAAGATTTGAATTTACAAATCCGATTGGGAGAAAATGCAAGGGATGATTTTACGAATAAATATTCCTGGTACTCACGAGCTAATAGGTTGATCCATATCATAAGTCAATAG
- a CDS encoding sulfotransferase, whose translation MIEMCLHSNEDKLINIIVLGSNKSGSSAVFDYLAGRADIADPLQGQELSIMQNPYGILSFISAVYESYYPTIGAELLDKLEWMLYRAGYPRRGYTCGYGLKNIIPDYNHKVKKYINEITDIQYPFAYQHYMLNASKLRILKTIILESILKNKITTCQRIPVSKEQFITITKDFLLSLLEHRIYVSDTIRGVIINQAGSYWCPEKSLDLFHNPRLIVVSRDPRDQFAELKVKKGLTDVKTFVSWYKSIMALKSINYGCTNYNTNIIYIQFEDFVLKHEQERERLCSFLGIETDVISTFQPGISAKNIGKYHRELSVAEYKYIEKHLESYIVNRGNF comes from the coding sequence ATGATTGAAATGTGTTTACACTCAAATGAGGATAAGCTTATTAATATAATTGTTTTAGGATCTAATAAAAGTGGTTCGAGTGCGGTTTTTGATTATTTAGCTGGTAGAGCAGACATCGCTGATCCTTTACAAGGACAGGAACTATCAATCATGCAGAATCCTTATGGAATCTTGTCATTTATTTCCGCTGTTTACGAATCATATTATCCGACCATTGGCGCCGAATTACTTGATAAACTGGAGTGGATGTTATATCGCGCGGGATATCCACGCCGTGGGTATACATGTGGATATGGATTAAAAAATATTATACCTGATTATAATCATAAGGTAAAAAAATATATCAACGAAATCACTGACATTCAGTATCCTTTTGCATATCAACACTATATGTTAAATGCTTCGAAGCTCAGGATTTTGAAAACTATAATACTTGAATCAATTTTAAAAAATAAGATTACTACGTGTCAGCGAATTCCCGTATCGAAAGAACAATTTATTACTATAACAAAAGATTTTTTACTTAGTTTGCTTGAGCATAGGATCTATGTTTCTGATACCATCAGAGGTGTTATTATAAATCAAGCGGGTTCATATTGGTGTCCTGAAAAATCTCTGGATCTTTTCCATAATCCTCGTCTGATTGTTGTCTCGCGTGATCCTCGCGATCAATTTGCTGAGCTGAAAGTCAAAAAAGGGCTTACTGATGTAAAAACATTTGTCAGCTGGTACAAATCTATTATGGCCCTTAAATCAATTAATTATGGCTGTACTAATTATAATACTAATATTATCTACATACAATTCGAAGATTTCGTTCTTAAGCATGAGCAAGAGCGAGAGCGACTTTGCTCATTTCTTGGTATAGAAACCGATGTCATATCAACATTTCAACCAGGTATTTCGGCTAAAAATATAGGTAAATATCATAGAGAACTGTCAGTTGCAGAATATAAATATATTGAAAAGCATCTTGAATCCTATATAGTTAATCGAGGTAATTTTTAG
- a CDS encoding glycosyltransferase, producing MRVLIILKYIPTFSSNFKSDLLHTIIKGHEEEGHSVLLLSTSWAAPSKWDVINDGFWLHQRALYWLLGKISTPLAFHYRQPHIIRSVIREHKSDPIDVILAVCTADYPGLCAYAINDVSGIPYVIQEHKNFERKYSFLDDIDKLYLKSLRDANALITVSPQAKDVMIKLGVRKDIAVIPNALSDEFYITPVVEKGMLCDEIRKWGDGGFIYGAWTNWRDIKRLDILLKAFLEVRCSDINAKLIIAGSIQSQSDEIWVKNFITENSLDNYILLFGVADREQIHQIAYAIDCCVISSDYETFGLPALEALAAGKPVVSTRCNGPEYIINSTKLGRVVEKGDSSILASAMKEIYNTRRTFDPELIRNSALQRFSRSSVRNQFTRIYREVINGKQ from the coding sequence ATGCGAGTACTTATAATTTTAAAGTATATTCCCACATTTTCTTCAAACTTCAAATCAGATCTATTACATACGATCATTAAGGGGCATGAAGAAGAGGGGCACTCTGTTCTTCTTTTAAGCACTAGTTGGGCCGCCCCATCCAAGTGGGACGTGATTAATGATGGTTTCTGGCTGCATCAAAGGGCATTATATTGGTTATTAGGTAAAATCTCAACACCCTTGGCATTTCACTATCGTCAACCTCATATTATTCGATCTGTTATCCGTGAACACAAGAGTGATCCAATTGATGTCATCTTAGCCGTCTGCACAGCAGACTATCCAGGTTTATGTGCATATGCGATAAATGATGTGAGTGGGATTCCTTATGTGATACAGGAGCATAAAAATTTTGAACGGAAATATTCGTTTTTGGATGATATTGATAAATTATACCTTAAGTCACTGAGAGATGCAAACGCATTGATAACTGTATCACCTCAAGCGAAAGATGTAATGATAAAACTTGGGGTTCGAAAGGATATTGCTGTAATACCAAATGCTCTGTCCGATGAATTTTATATTACTCCTGTAGTTGAGAAAGGTATGCTTTGTGATGAAATAAGAAAATGGGGTGATGGAGGCTTTATTTATGGGGCTTGGACAAATTGGAGGGATATTAAGCGACTTGATATATTATTAAAGGCATTTCTTGAGGTACGGTGTTCTGACATAAATGCAAAACTTATTATTGCAGGTTCGATTCAATCACAATCGGATGAGATATGGGTTAAAAATTTTATTACTGAGAACTCCCTTGATAATTATATCTTGCTATTCGGAGTTGCCGATCGGGAGCAAATTCATCAAATCGCATATGCCATAGATTGCTGTGTTATATCAAGCGATTATGAGACATTTGGCTTACCTGCTTTAGAAGCCTTGGCGGCTGGTAAGCCTGTCGTATCTACTCGTTGCAATGGACCAGAATATATTATAAATTCCACAAAACTGGGAAGGGTTGTTGAAAAAGGCGATTCTTCAATATTAGCCTCAGCTATGAAGGAGATTTATAATACCAGACGAACATTCGATCCTGAGCTGATTCGAAATAGTGCTTTACAGCGCTTTTCACGTTCATCAGTTCGTAATCAATTTACTAGGATATATCGAGAGGTAATAAATGGAAAGCAATAA